A window from Montipora capricornis isolate CH-2021 chromosome 7, ASM3666992v2, whole genome shotgun sequence encodes these proteins:
- the LOC138055773 gene encoding uncharacterized protein, translating to MGPRETARVVITVAGNAKINRNTLKLDLISEDGRRLTTATVTPRGRSGAHFSANFSCPAVPFALKLRGKTKKGYNFQRRSHNIVHPSNTLIRVIYARNDYTIPAGRSSLVTFLMHNNGPKETFDIKAKDRLKYVQHLRRSSITVRQRRTSFFSVVLKAPLSASPGKGDELLVTAKGRKSKKTVSLLVRLMVAT from the exons atggggccga GAGAGACAGCTCGCGTCGTCATAACTGTTGCCGGAAATGCGAAGATCAACAGGAACACGCTCAAGCTTGACTTAATAAGCGAGGACGGGAGACGTTTAACAACAGCCACTGTGACCCCACGCGGAAGAAGTGGTGCTCACTTTAGTGCCAACTTCAGTTGTCCTGCTGTGCCATTTGCACTGAAATTAAGGggaaagacaaagaaaggatACAACTTCCAACGTAGGTCACATAATATTGTACATCCCAGCAACACACTAATCAGAGTAATCTACGCCAGAAACGATTATACAATCCCCGCGGGTCGCAGTAGCCTTGTGACGTTCTTGATGCACAACAATGGGCCGAAGGAGACGTTTGATATCAAAGCCAAGGATCGCTTGAAATATGTCCAGCATCTTCGCCGTTCCAGCATCACTGTCCGCCAGCGTCGCACAAGTTTCTTCTCTGTCGTCTTGAAGGCGCCCCTCTCGGCCTCACCAGGCAAAGGAGATGAGCTGCTGGTAACCGCTAAGGGCCGAAAGTCAAAGAAGACCGTTTCTCTATTAGTGAGGCTGATGGTCGCGACCTGA
- the LOC138056399 gene encoding uncharacterized protein isoform X2, which produces MNNSENKGTLKHHQKGKYKVTLAIYSGVPDPVWTVDSGHESFQMIKKYLQEARDLGMSYRHEHMPATLGYKGFLVHESNAKEAELIVGKETMELQNLLLKTMPKGLIPDDLVPKIEQGIRLVDVPRQAKEALLQEGLQAPVAGYAPKLNLRRWNDYSLVRINNNCYNYANDKITNSFAQPGTASGHPFRNFTPEELLRASESDGLLKLNVGPDDPVPAAPKQPNCLVALFVDTGHDFHWYRLDDNGLWSQKPGPTNATNLDGKGNLIHDPRKAASFPYFNYKFVSFMEIFTNIIDGHRGPH; this is translated from the exons ATGAACAATTCGGAAAACAAAGGGACTCTTAAACATCATCAAAAAG GAAAGTACAAAGTGACTTTGGCGATATACAGTGGTGTTCCTGATCCTGTTTGGACGGTTGACTCTGGTCATGAGAGCTTTCAGATGATAAAAAAGTATCTGCAGGAGGCCAGAGATCTTGGCATGTCCTACCGGCATGAGCACATGCCCGCCACTCTTGGGTACAAAGGCTTCCTAGTGCATGAGTCGAATGCCAAGGAAGCAGAATTGATCGTAGGCAAGGAAACGATGGAGCTACAAAATCTACTGCTTAAAACCATGCCAAAAGGGCTGATACCCGATGACTTGGTCCCGAAGATTGAGCAAGGGATTCGATTGGTAGATGTGCCTCGACAGGCCAAAGAAGCTTTGCTCCAAGAAGGGTTGCAGGCTCCAGTCGCAGGTTATGCTCCAAAACTTAACCTGCGTCGTTGGAACGACTACTCTTTGGTCCGAATAAACAACAACTGTTACAACTATGCAAACGACAAAATTACCAACAGCTTTGCACAGCCTGGTACTGCAAGTGGTCATCCTTTTCGAAATTTCACTCCAGAGGAGCTTCTTCGAGCTTCCGAAAGCGATGGTTTACTGAAATTGAACGTTGGACCAGACGATCCGGTCCCCGCAGCACCAAAACAACCTAACTGCCTAGTGGCACTCTTTGTTGACACTG GTCACGATTTTCATTGGTATCGCTTGGATGACAACGGCCTCTGGTCCCAAAAGCCTGGGCCAACTAATGCCACCAACCTTGATGGAAAAGGAAATTTGATTCACGATCCAAGAAAAGCTGCCAGTTTTCCGTATTTCAATTACAAGTTTGTTTCCTTTATGGAGATTTTTACGAATATAATAGATGGTCATAGAGGCCCACATTAA
- the LOC138056399 gene encoding uncharacterized protein isoform X1 produces MKMLLYVVAALFAVAVCFKPAEEGKYKVTLAIYSGVPDPVWTVDSGHESFQMIKKYLQEARDLGMSYRHEHMPATLGYKGFLVHESNAKEAELIVGKETMELQNLLLKTMPKGLIPDDLVPKIEQGIRLVDVPRQAKEALLQEGLQAPVAGYAPKLNLRRWNDYSLVRINNNCYNYANDKITNSFAQPGTASGHPFRNFTPEELLRASESDGLLKLNVGPDDPVPAAPKQPNCLVALFVDTGHDFHWYRLDDNGLWSQKPGPTNATNLDGKGNLIHDPRKAASFPYFNYKFVSFMEIFTNIIDGHRGPH; encoded by the exons ATGAAGATGTTGTTATACGTTGTAGCAGCGTTGTTCGCTGTGGCAGTCTGCTTCAAACCGGCTGAAGAAG GAAAGTACAAAGTGACTTTGGCGATATACAGTGGTGTTCCTGATCCTGTTTGGACGGTTGACTCTGGTCATGAGAGCTTTCAGATGATAAAAAAGTATCTGCAGGAGGCCAGAGATCTTGGCATGTCCTACCGGCATGAGCACATGCCCGCCACTCTTGGGTACAAAGGCTTCCTAGTGCATGAGTCGAATGCCAAGGAAGCAGAATTGATCGTAGGCAAGGAAACGATGGAGCTACAAAATCTACTGCTTAAAACCATGCCAAAAGGGCTGATACCCGATGACTTGGTCCCGAAGATTGAGCAAGGGATTCGATTGGTAGATGTGCCTCGACAGGCCAAAGAAGCTTTGCTCCAAGAAGGGTTGCAGGCTCCAGTCGCAGGTTATGCTCCAAAACTTAACCTGCGTCGTTGGAACGACTACTCTTTGGTCCGAATAAACAACAACTGTTACAACTATGCAAACGACAAAATTACCAACAGCTTTGCACAGCCTGGTACTGCAAGTGGTCATCCTTTTCGAAATTTCACTCCAGAGGAGCTTCTTCGAGCTTCCGAAAGCGATGGTTTACTGAAATTGAACGTTGGACCAGACGATCCGGTCCCCGCAGCACCAAAACAACCTAACTGCCTAGTGGCACTCTTTGTTGACACTG GTCACGATTTTCATTGGTATCGCTTGGATGACAACGGCCTCTGGTCCCAAAAGCCTGGGCCAACTAATGCCACCAACCTTGATGGAAAAGGAAATTTGATTCACGATCCAAGAAAAGCTGCCAGTTTTCCGTATTTCAATTACAAGTTTGTTTCCTTTATGGAGATTTTTACGAATATAATAGATGGTCATAGAGGCCCACATTAA
- the LOC138056399 gene encoding uncharacterized protein isoform X3: MIKKYLQEARDLGMSYRHEHMPATLGYKGFLVHESNAKEAELIVGKETMELQNLLLKTMPKGLIPDDLVPKIEQGIRLVDVPRQAKEALLQEGLQAPVAGYAPKLNLRRWNDYSLVRINNNCYNYANDKITNSFAQPGTASGHPFRNFTPEELLRASESDGLLKLNVGPDDPVPAAPKQPNCLVALFVDTGHDFHWYRLDDNGLWSQKPGPTNATNLDGKGNLIHDPRKAASFPYFNYKFVSFMEIFTNIIDGHRGPH; this comes from the exons ATGATAAAAAAGTATCTGCAGGAGGCCAGAGATCTTGGCATGTCCTACCGGCATGAGCACATGCCCGCCACTCTTGGGTACAAAGGCTTCCTAGTGCATGAGTCGAATGCCAAGGAAGCAGAATTGATCGTAGGCAAGGAAACGATGGAGCTACAAAATCTACTGCTTAAAACCATGCCAAAAGGGCTGATACCCGATGACTTGGTCCCGAAGATTGAGCAAGGGATTCGATTGGTAGATGTGCCTCGACAGGCCAAAGAAGCTTTGCTCCAAGAAGGGTTGCAGGCTCCAGTCGCAGGTTATGCTCCAAAACTTAACCTGCGTCGTTGGAACGACTACTCTTTGGTCCGAATAAACAACAACTGTTACAACTATGCAAACGACAAAATTACCAACAGCTTTGCACAGCCTGGTACTGCAAGTGGTCATCCTTTTCGAAATTTCACTCCAGAGGAGCTTCTTCGAGCTTCCGAAAGCGATGGTTTACTGAAATTGAACGTTGGACCAGACGATCCGGTCCCCGCAGCACCAAAACAACCTAACTGCCTAGTGGCACTCTTTGTTGACACTG GTCACGATTTTCATTGGTATCGCTTGGATGACAACGGCCTCTGGTCCCAAAAGCCTGGGCCAACTAATGCCACCAACCTTGATGGAAAAGGAAATTTGATTCACGATCCAAGAAAAGCTGCCAGTTTTCCGTATTTCAATTACAAGTTTGTTTCCTTTATGGAGATTTTTACGAATATAATAGATGGTCATAGAGGCCCACATTAA
- the LOC138056398 gene encoding uncharacterized protein yields MCKHDFKCKVGRPDLFKWIGRCFFILVLLCQILVLNQYLVIYENNLSFHAFLLAYIPAMLLWAKGQINGRHREVASGVWFLYTLPLCIHSGWILGTLMTKIDDESPGLDHGFVKYPLSATALVYLLLDAEDYEPHLHMKLDWQIIVDIMDIVNLLDAIIDPQKNAALPSDVHYSICALAIIRLVILTFNFAIPVREALSNTNEASNMQVKIFIIYILVHAMLINFPFLIIRLFLHYKFRSGASAFAFKNLLVIVTNFAKVIRYSCCEIEEKPAQVTSNDRHAPSNIEDFASVVPSNPESSRMGDDTSSIASSTRRTQREEQRRSRLLNLQEEDEEKEENEEVDPDEIIVLN; encoded by the coding sequence ATGTGTAAACATGATTTCAAATGTAAAGTTGGCCGCCCAGATCTCTTCAAGTGGATTGGTCGGTGCTTCTTCATCCTGGTATTGCTTTGCCAGATTCTAGTTTTGAACCAGTACCTCGTTATTTACGAGAACAATTTGTCGTTCCATGCATTCTTACTCGCCTACATACCGGCAATGTTACTTTGGGCAAAGGGACAGATAAATGGTCGACACCGCGAAGTGGCATCTGGAGTGTGGTTTCTATACACCTTACCTCTCTGCATCCACTCTGGGTGGATTCTTGGTACCCTTATGACAAAGATTGACGATGAATCGCCCGGACTCGATCATGGATTCGTAAAATATCCCTTATCGGCAACAGCGCTGGTCTATTTACTGCTTGATGCGGAGGATTACGAGCCTCACTTACACATGAAATTGGACTGGCAAATTATTGTGGATATCATGGACATTGTTAATCTTTTGGACGCGATCATTGATCCGCAAAAAAACGCAGCTTTGCCCAGTGATGTACACTACTCTATCTGCGCTCTCGCGATCATTAGGCTggttattttaacttttaactttgCCATACCAGTACGCGAAGCACTGAGCAACACAAACGAGGCAAGCAATATGCAGGTGAAGATCTTTATTATCTATATACTAGTGCATGCGATGTTGATTAATTTCCCATTTCTGATAATTCGCCTTTTTCTTCACTATAAATTTCGATCTGGGGCTTCAGCTTTTGCCTTTAAAAACTTGTTGGTTATAGTTACAAACTTTGCTAAAGTAATTCGTTACAGTTGTTGCGAAATCGAGGAGAAACCGGCGCAGGTTACTTCAAACGACCGTCATGCGCCGTCAAACATCGAGGATTTCGCGAGTGTGGTACCTTCGAATCCCGAATCCAGCCGAATGGGCGATGACACGTCAAGTATCGCCTCGTCGACAAGGAGAACACAGCGAGAGGAACAACGTAGATCAAGGCTTTTGAATTTacaagaagaagacgaagaaaaagaagaaaacgaagAGGTAGATCCCGACGAAATAATTGTATTGAATTAA